A window of Aquibium oceanicum genomic DNA:
CCGCTGTCGGGTCTTCTCACCGGCCTTGCGAAACGACCGTATTCCTCAGCGTCCCGATCCGTTCGACCTCGACCTCGCACACGTCGCCGGGCTTCATGAACACCGGCGGCTTGCGCGCCGCGCCCACGCCCGATGGCGTTCCGGTCACGATGATGTCGCCGGCCTCCAGCGTCATCGCGATGCTGAGAAGCGAGACGAGCTTGCGCACGTCGAAGATCAGGTCGCTCGTGCTGGCGCTCTGCATGACCTCGCCATTCAGCCTGGTCTCGATGCGCAGGCCCGAGCCACCCTCGGGCAGTTCGTCGGCAGTGACGAAGACCGGCCCGAAGCCGCCGGTTCCGTCGAAGTTCTTCCCCACGGTCCATTGCGGGGTCCGCAGCTGGTAGTCGCGGATCGAACCGTCGTTGAAGATCGAATATCCGGCGATGTGGTCGAGCGCGTCGGCCTCGGCGATCTCGCGGCCGGGCTTACCGATCACCGCTACCATCTCGCCCTCGTAGTCGAACTTGTCGGAAACGTTCGGCTTCACCAGCGACGCGCCATGCGCCACCAGACCGGAGCTGAAGCGGGCAAAGACGGTCGGGAAGTCGGGAGCCTGCATGCTGCTCTCGGCAGCGTGGTCGCTGTAATTCAGGCCCACGCACAGGATCTTGGAGGCGCGTACGAACGGCGGCCGATACTTTGCGGTTGCAGGATCGACCGGGGAGCCTCCCTGCAGCCGCTTCGCCGCGCCCGCGAAGTCGCCGCTGCGAACGATATCGTCGAGGGTTCCCGGAAATCCGTCGGACGATGCCAGCAGGCCGCGGAACTCACCGGTTCCCGTATCGACGGCCAGTCCGCCGGTGCCATCGATCTCGTAACTGAGGAAGCGCACGACACCATCCCGTTCAGATTGCGATGGGGATGCACTTACTCAAATAAAAAAGATCAGTCAATAAAAAATACATTTTATTGGGTCGCCGATTCGGATATCGTGGATCCATGAAATCCTCCGATGAGATGGACGGCGTCGGCGTCCACAAGAGCATGACGTCGCGGACCTATGACCGGCTCCGCTACGCGATCATCACCGCGCGATACCGGCCCGGCGAGAAGCTCCGCATCGATGCCCTCAAGCAGGAATTCGATGCGAGCCTCGGCGCAGTGCGCGAGGCGCTGGCGCGGCTGACATCCGAGGGACTGGTGACGGCAGAGCCGCAGCGCGGGTTTTCCGTGTCGCTGATCTCACGCCAGGACCTGACGGATCTGACCGAGGCGCGCATCGTCATCGAGACCACGTGCGTGGGATCCTCCATCGCCAATGGCGACCTCGCCTGGGAGGGGAGGGTGCTCTCGGTGTCGCACCAGCTCTCGCGGCTCAGCCTTTCGGTCGGCAAGGTGGGCGCCGATACCGAAACCTGGCACCGCTATCACGAGCGCTACCACGACGAGATCACCGCGGCTTGCAGCAATAGCTGGTGGCTGCGGCTGCGCAAGCAGCTCTTCGTCCAGTCCGAGCGCTACCGCCGGCTGTCCGGCCCGTTCGCCGAATACGATCGCGACATCGATGCCGAGCATCGCGCCATCACCGAAGCCGTGCTGGCCCGCGACGCCACGCGCGCGGCCGCGCTTCTGACCGACCATCTGCGCGCAACGACCGATATCCTGCTGGCCTCGAAGATGCCGTTCTCGTCAGATCCCTCCGTCGCTCAGCCTGCAAGGATCGCCGGTGGATGAGGTGTCCCGGCCGAAGCCGGCCGATCTCGGTGCCTATCGCTGGTTCCTGCTGTTCGGCATCTGGCTCGTCTACTTCTGCTTCGGGCTGGTCGCAGCGTCGATGGCGCCCCTCATTCCCGTCATCCGAGCCGAACTCGGGATCTCCAACGCCGGAATGGGCGCGATCCTCGGCGCCTGGCCTCTCGTCTACATCGCCGCCGCCATTCCCTGCGGCGTGCTTCTCGACCGGCTTCCGGCGCGCTGGTCGCTGCTCGTCGGCAGCGCGGTGGTCGGGCTGTCGGCACTCCTGCGCGGGCTTTCCTGGGACGAGCTTTCGCTCTTCGCGGCCGTGGGGCTGTTCGGGGTCGGCGGGCCGCTGATCTCCGTCGGCGCACCGAAGCTGACCGCGAAATGGTTCGATGGGCGCGACCGGGGCGTCGCAATCGGCATCTACACGACCGGGCCGGCACTCGGCAGTGCCGCCTCCCTCGCGCTCATGACCAGCGTCCTCATGCCTCTTTTCGACCAGGACTGGCGCATGGTCATGTTCGCCAATGCCGGCATCGCCGTCGCCGCAGGCGTGGCGTGGTTCCTGCTCGCAAGCCACCCGCTGGCCGATCCCGGCTCCGCGACCGAGGCCTCCCGGCCTGCTGCCTTCGACCCCCGCACCGTGTTGGCCCTCCTGGCGAGGCCCCCGGTGCAGGTGCTGTTGCTCATGGGCGTCGGCATCTTCCTGGTCAATCATGGGATCAACAACTGGCTACCCGAGATACTGCGCGCCAAGGGGCTTCCGGCGGCGGAGGCCGGGAGATGGGCGTCGCTCACACAGATCGTCGGCATCGTCGGATCGTTGGTGGTGCCGCGCTATGCCGTCGCCGGCCGCCGTCTCGTGCTGATCTCGCTCATCTTCGCCGGCATGGCGGTCGCCGGCCTGCTGCTGCTCCTGCCGGCCGGGCAGGCCCTGGTCGCCTCGCTCGTCCTGCTCGGGATCGCGCGCACCTCGGCCACGGCCATCGTGATGCTTCTCCTGCTCGACCTGCCCGGAATAGACAGGCAGCGGCACGGCCTGCTCGGCGGCATGTTCTTCGTCGCGGCCGAGATCGGCGGCGTCCTCGGCCCGACGACGATCGGGCTTCTGTCCGACCGGAGCGGCGGCTTTTCGAGTTCATTATGGGCGCTTTCGGCGATCGGCGTCGTGCTGCTCGTGCTAGCCGGTCTGCTCGCGCGAATCGGCCACCGCGAACGCCCGCTCCCTCGTTGATCAGCGCCGAGAAGTCGGAATCGCCCGAGATCGGCAGCTTCGGGACCTTCATCCCGCAGACGCGCCGCGCCGTCCGGCATACATGCCGAACCCGACGAAGGCGACCACAGCGTCTCGCGCATTTGGTTCAGGACGGGGCTTTTCGAACCTCCGCGCGGCCGAGGCCGGAGACCATAGCCTGCACCAGCGCTATGGCGCCTGAAATCGGGCGGAACTGCCCGGTCGAGGCATTGTCGACGAAGAAGGCAAGTTTCGCATGCTTCGCAAGCGGGCTTTGAGGGGAGTCCGTGAATGCGAGCACCGGCTTGCCGCTGAGATGACAATCCACGACCACATCCACCACCGGTTCGGAATAGGGCGGGAAGGCGATCGCGACCAGCAGATCGGTCGACTTCATGTTGGCCACCTGCTGCGAAGCCATGCCGCCACCGAAGTCGAGCAGGCTGCACGGGCGTTCCGAACGAGCGAGCCCGTAGGCGAGATAGGTGGCAATCGCGCGCGAGCGGCGTAGCCCGGCGATGTAGAGGTGGTCGGCCGCTTCCAGCATCGAGACTGCGCTGGAAAGTTCGGAAACAGAGACCGTGCGGCGGAGTTCTTCCAGGGAGGCAGCCAGGGCGTCGATGGATCCGTTCAGCAATATGCTGAGGTCGGCGGGTGGACGCGCCGCCTGCGTCGCGTAGACCTGTTCGCGCATGTCCGCCGCGCCCTCGATGAGCCTGTGGCGGAAGATGCGCTGCATCTCCAAAAAGCCACTGTAGTCGAACTCCTTTGCAAAGCGGATGAGTGTCGACGGCTGGACCCCGAGCTCGGCGGCGATCGAGACGGTCGTGCGCAGCGCGAACTCGTTCGGCTGTTCGAGCGCGGAGCGGGCGATGCGCTGCAGGTGGGGGGAAAGCGTCTCGAAACGGGCGCGGATGCGCGACCTCAGCGCCTCGAAGGTCTCCGGGCCACCACGGTACGCATGATCCAGCGACGGTAGCGGGGTGATATCGGACAAGGCGAACTCCTCATTCGAGGGACTGAATGTCATTGTCAACGCCGCTTGACAAGAATGAAAAGAAAATTCATTCTCTGTGAAAATTCATTCAAACCGGGTGAATTTGCACGGCGGCGGGGGAGCGCCGCCCTTCCAAGGGAGGATGACATGTCGGACAGCAGAATTACACGTCGCCGCTTGTTGACCACGGCCGCGGCCGGTGGCGCCGTTTCGGTCTTCGCCGGGCCGTGGAAGCACAATCGGGTCTGGGCGCAGGCGACCGACAAGCCCATCCGCATCGGCATCACCTCGGACGCCAGCGGCCAGTACGCCAATTCCGGCGCAAGCGACCGCCGCGGCATGATGATGGCCATCGACGAGGCGAACGAACGCGGCGGTGTGCTCGGACGCCAG
This region includes:
- a CDS encoding fumarylacetoacetate hydrolase family protein: MRFLSYEIDGTGGLAVDTGTGEFRGLLASSDGFPGTLDDIVRSGDFAGAAKRLQGGSPVDPATAKYRPPFVRASKILCVGLNYSDHAAESSMQAPDFPTVFARFSSGLVAHGASLVKPNVSDKFDYEGEMVAVIGKPGREIAEADALDHIAGYSIFNDGSIRDYQLRTPQWTVGKNFDGTGGFGPVFVTADELPEGGSGLRIETRLNGEVMQSASTSDLIFDVRKLVSLLSIAMTLEAGDIIVTGTPSGVGAARKPPVFMKPGDVCEVEVERIGTLRNTVVSQGR
- a CDS encoding GntR family transcriptional regulator; the encoded protein is MKSSDEMDGVGVHKSMTSRTYDRLRYAIITARYRPGEKLRIDALKQEFDASLGAVREALARLTSEGLVTAEPQRGFSVSLISRQDLTDLTEARIVIETTCVGSSIANGDLAWEGRVLSVSHQLSRLSLSVGKVGADTETWHRYHERYHDEITAACSNSWWLRLRKQLFVQSERYRRLSGPFAEYDRDIDAEHRAITEAVLARDATRAAALLTDHLRATTDILLASKMPFSSDPSVAQPARIAGG
- a CDS encoding CynX/NimT family MFS transporter yields the protein MDEVSRPKPADLGAYRWFLLFGIWLVYFCFGLVAASMAPLIPVIRAELGISNAGMGAILGAWPLVYIAAAIPCGVLLDRLPARWSLLVGSAVVGLSALLRGLSWDELSLFAAVGLFGVGGPLISVGAPKLTAKWFDGRDRGVAIGIYTTGPALGSAASLALMTSVLMPLFDQDWRMVMFANAGIAVAAGVAWFLLASHPLADPGSATEASRPAAFDPRTVLALLARPPVQVLLLMGVGIFLVNHGINNWLPEILRAKGLPAAEAGRWASLTQIVGIVGSLVVPRYAVAGRRLVLISLIFAGMAVAGLLLLLPAGQALVASLVLLGIARTSATAIVMLLLLDLPGIDRQRHGLLGGMFFVAAEIGGVLGPTTIGLLSDRSGGFSSSLWALSAIGVVLLVLAGLLARIGHRERPLPR
- a CDS encoding MurR/RpiR family transcriptional regulator, with product MSDITPLPSLDHAYRGGPETFEALRSRIRARFETLSPHLQRIARSALEQPNEFALRTTVSIAAELGVQPSTLIRFAKEFDYSGFLEMQRIFRHRLIEGAADMREQVYATQAARPPADLSILLNGSIDALAASLEELRRTVSVSELSSAVSMLEAADHLYIAGLRRSRAIATYLAYGLARSERPCSLLDFGGGMASQQVANMKSTDLLVAIAFPPYSEPVVDVVVDCHLSGKPVLAFTDSPQSPLAKHAKLAFFVDNASTGQFRPISGAIALVQAMVSGLGRAEVRKAPS